AATagaaaaaggcaaaaaaagCAACCAAAGACAAAGTTAACAAACTGAGACAATAACAAGGGGTGCAAGAAATTAGGGAAGACCTGCAGGTTTGAAGTTGAAAAGTGGTGGCAATGGTCGACCATTGGGAAGCCGGGTGTTGGGATCACGGAGTTCATTGAAAAATGGGTGTATACAAGCTTCCAACTGCAAAAATACATCAAACAGTAATATATAAGAGAAATAGCTAAaagaaataccaaaattattgACATGCATAAGACGAGTGGCAATcaagcaaaatatttttcagattaaaattaaatgagataCGTGATACTACACCAAGGAAGCAAGGTTCCAAGGATAAACTGTAATCTTAAGCATTAAAATACCAATAAAGGAAAATATAGAAACTCACAGCAGAGTATCTCAAGTTTGGAGAGTACTGAAGGAGTCGCGACACAAGATCCACAGCTTCAGGAGGTGTCCTTTTGTGaaaaatctgcaagaacagaAACAAAGATGAAATCAACAAACAAACAGGTAAAGGATTACAAGCAGCGAGCAACCCACAGACAGAGATCCAACCTTGTGCCATGGATGTGCCTTGATTTGTGGGAACTTGTACTCGGTGTAATTTGGATTCATGCATTTTATTTCCTCACGAGTTGGTGTTCCCAGAACCtagatataacaaaaatgcaaTCAGCTTAGAATGAGCTCTCTTGGAGATGACAACAACAAAACATATCGTATCAAGATACTCTTCTAGAATAATTAGGCACAGGTTACCTTGATAATTTCCACAAGCTGATCTACTCCACTCTCACCAGGAAAGAGAGGCTACAGAACCAATCAGTAAATGGTTAAAAGGTAGTAGCTAATTGGTCAGAAGATTGTAAACCGAAACCATCATGTTTTTCTCTTTACTTCCAAATATAAGTGCCTTAGGCTTGTTAAGAACCTGTCCAAGAAGAAGTTCGGCGAGGACGCAACCCACGGACCATATGTCAATTGCACTAGTGTATTCAGTTGCTCCAAAAATCAGTTCTGGCGCACGGTAGTACCGAGAACAGATATAAGATATATTTGGCTCACCTTTCACCTGTTACACATGATGAAATACTTTAGATCATTTAAATTTCTCCCAGTGAGCAAATCAGGTGCCCAGATTAACAAACAGGAGGCAATTTTACAAACAAGAAACTGAAGTCTTGAAAGggaaagaagaaggaaaaaaaaaaaaggagcaAAACATGCTCTAAGATGGTTTCCTATTAAATACTTAAAAGTAGTTTGTCATGCCATGAATCCActggaataatatatatgatcaagCAAGattattcaattcaaaattggTAGAacttttttctgtttcctAAATTACATGAAGCACTTGAAGcctaatgaaaatttattcaCTTGCATAATATATTCCCAACTGAAGGTAAGAACAAATTATGGCATTTGGATGAAGGTGGGGGATTGACAAGGAAATCAGCCACAGTATCATAATTACAAGGATAACATAAAGCATACCAAAACTTTTGCACTTCCAAAATCACAAAGCTTGAGCTGATGGGTATGCGgattgacctgcaataaggaTTGTATTGGTCAAACTATAGAATACAAATATGCTTAACTACTTATGCCTTATGCATTAAGCACATACCAAAAGGTTTTGAGGTTTGATGTCCCTGTGGCAGACTCCTATACCATGAATATATGCCAAAGCTCTGAAAATCTGTGGCCAAATGTCACGAAACAAGATATTATCAGACTGCAATTCATCTTTTTACAATATCGCACCACCACATTTTGTGCTAATATGCAATAGTTCAAGATCAAATAATTGCAAACATGAGAAAtacttcaataaaaaaaaaaaaaagatgcaacaTACTGTAATTTGAAACAATTAGTTGCTATATAGAGTTCAAATAACTAAAGAAGGTAATTACAAACATGCATAGCCATAGTCTCAAATTTGGTCAAGGCAGGAGCACATATGAAGTAGGCCGAGTTCTGAAACTTTTAACCTATCCAAGTCAGCTGACCTGATACGTATAGAGCTTGACATATATCATAGGCATTCGTTGGTTTGCTTTGCTATAGTGCCTCGCTACACGGTACAGAGTCTCAGGCACGTATTCAAGAACTAAATTGAGGTAAAGCTCGTCCTTGTCGGTGGTTGAGAAGAAGCAGTGCTTAAGACAAACAACATTTGGGTGATCAAGAAGGCGCATCGTTTGCAGCTCACGGTTTTTATATCTCTTATCCTGTAAAACTTTTTTGATTGCAACCGTTTCACCACTTTCAAGACACTTGGCCTGCAACATAACAAGAATTGCTTTGAACATCTATCTGTTTCTCAGACATATTTAACTCAAAAGCAGCGATGTGATCAACCTAACACAGGATATGGATGGGTACATTTActtcttaattaaaaaatgttggATTATATCAATTCAACAGAACTCACCAAGAAGCTAAAGATCATCAGtaacaaaaaagttatgtCTCCCAGGAATATAAAAGAATAGCACTCACCTGAAACACAATTCCAAAAGATCCCTGTCCAACAATGCGCTCTGCCATATAACTTATAGTCTGATAAAAGATGAACAGAAACAGCaaataagacaaaaatcaACTACCTAACACCAAAAGGAGCAAATTTTTGTAACAGTGTCACAGTATTGGTCATATAAGAAGAAGCAGTCAGTGGCACTTGTAAGGGAACCCACTCCAGACCACACAACtgacaagaaaatggaataaCAACAAGCTGGATTTGCGGTTAAACAAGAGAATGACATTTAGAAAGCATCataggaaaacaaaaataaacaaaggcTCCATAAATTGGATTGTACTCCATCTTTACATCGAAAAGAGATAATTAACATGCATTCtccaaagagaaaaatgaagacaaaacaaaaggaaaaactatACGAATTTACTGCAGCATATAAGCATGAAGCTACAACCATGTAAACATGATagaaaaacacataaatataCTTCAGGTCACAACCATGAAATTTGACCTAT
Above is a genomic segment from Sesamum indicum cultivar Zhongzhi No. 13 linkage group LG13, S_indicum_v1.0, whole genome shotgun sequence containing:
- the LOC105176353 gene encoding shaggy-related protein kinase epsilon, with translation MASGGIVADKPKCDAMLVDKLPEEINEMKIKDEKVEKEMEAAVVDGNGTETGHIIVTTIGGKNGQPKQTISYMAERIVGQGSFGIVFQAKCLESGETVAIKKVLQDKRYKNRELQTMRLLDHPNVVCLKHCFFSTTDKDELYLNLVLEYVPETLYRVARHYSKANQRMPMIYVKLYTYQIFRALAYIHGIGVCHRDIKPQNLLVNPHTHQLKLCDFGSAKVLVKGEPNISYICSRYYRAPELIFGATEYTSAIDIWSVGCVLAELLLGQPLFPGESGVDQLVEIIKVLGTPTREEIKCMNPNYTEYKFPQIKAHPWHKIFHKRTPPEAVDLVSRLLQYSPNLRYSALEACIHPFFNELRDPNTRLPNGRPLPPLFNFKPAELKGASLELLSKLIPEHARKQFPSLGS